A stretch of Salvelinus alpinus chromosome 4, SLU_Salpinus.1, whole genome shotgun sequence DNA encodes these proteins:
- the LOC139573983 gene encoding failed axon connections homolog isoform X2, with the protein MDCDVAYVVSMVSAPRLYGQRHFVGMKEQELDSKDAIILHQFSRPNTGVPSLSPFCLKMETYLRMVDLPYQNYFDGKLSPQGKMPWIEYNRQQVSGSEFIIDFLEEKLGVNLNNNLSPQERAVSRAVTKMVEEHLYWTIAYCQWVDNLEETQKMLSVTGPLSDMLKWILGHLNSSMVQREMYGHGIGRFSKEEVYKLMEKDMRTLAELLGDKKYFMGPKMSTVDAAVFGHLAQAMWTLPGTRPEQLIKGEFINLAMFCERVRRKFWPEWFVDIEDVYYDGADTDSSEGSSTGLMDFGLFSRTDTMEESEGSDKHTHSHTHSPDTDHSLFDSDVGTGSDNGPQFKCDPPSLDRPNPAPSSPKPPNP; encoded by the exons ATGGACTGCGACGTAGCCTACGTCGTTTCGATGGTTTCAGCACCACGGTTGTATGGACAGCGACATTTTGTGGGAAT GAAGGAGCAGGAGTTGGACTCTAAAGATGCCATCATCCTTCACCAGTTCTCCAGGCCAAACACGGGGGTCCCCAGCCTCTCACCATTCTGCCTCAAGATGGAGACCTACCTACGCATGGTGGACCTGCCCTACCAG AACTACTTTGATGGGAAGCTCTCTCCGCAGGGCAAGATGCCATGGATTGAGTATAACAGGCAGCAGGTGTCGGGGTCAGAGTTCATCATTGACTTCCTGGAAGAGAAGCTGGGCGTCAACCTCAACAATAACCTCAGTCCCCAGGAAAGAGCTGTGTCCCGGGCTGTCACCAAGATGGTGGAGGAGCACCTCTACTG GACAATAGCCTATTGCCAGTGGGTAGACAACCTGGAGGAGACCCAGAAGATGCTGTCAGTCACTGGTCCTCTCAGTGACATGCTAAAGTGGATCCTCGGCCACCTGAACAGCAGCATGGTGCAAAGGGAGATGTACGGCCATGGCATCGGACGCTTCTCCAAGGAGGAAGTCTACAAGCTGATGGAGAAAGACATGCGCACACTGGCCGAACTGCTCG GAGATAAGAAGTACTTCATGGGGCCTAAGATGTCGACAGTAGATGCTGCTGTGTTTGGTCACCTGGCCCAGGCCATGTGGACACTACCCGGCACACGTCCTGAACAGCTCATCAAAG GCGAGTTCATCAACCTGGCCATGTTCTGTGAGCGCGTGCGGAGAAAATTCTGGCCTGAGTGGTTCGTGGACATAGAGGACGTGTACTATGACGGAGCAGACACTGACAGCAGCGAGGGCTCTTCTACAGGCCTGATGGACTTTGGCCTGTTCTCCCGGACAGACACCATGGAGGAGAGTGAAGgctctgacaaacacacacactcacacactcactccccCGATACGGACCACTCGCTGTTCGACTCGGACGTGGGCACGGGCTCGGACAATGGGCCGCAGTTTAAGTGTGACCCTCCTAGTCTTGACCGTCCTAATCCTGCCCCTTCCAGTCCCAAACCTCCCAACCCTTGA
- the LOC139573983 gene encoding failed axon connections homolog isoform X1 produces the protein MWGSGFASSRPCVVELGRNHSLPLGICGSDETHSLYGYIVAIPLQDYGGTMSGLGSDSWWKKTIYITGGALLAAAAYLLHELLAIRKEQELDSKDAIILHQFSRPNTGVPSLSPFCLKMETYLRMVDLPYQNYFDGKLSPQGKMPWIEYNRQQVSGSEFIIDFLEEKLGVNLNNNLSPQERAVSRAVTKMVEEHLYWTIAYCQWVDNLEETQKMLSVTGPLSDMLKWILGHLNSSMVQREMYGHGIGRFSKEEVYKLMEKDMRTLAELLGDKKYFMGPKMSTVDAAVFGHLAQAMWTLPGTRPEQLIKGEFINLAMFCERVRRKFWPEWFVDIEDVYYDGADTDSSEGSSTGLMDFGLFSRTDTMEESEGSDKHTHSHTHSPDTDHSLFDSDVGTGSDNGPQFKCDPPSLDRPNPAPSSPKPPNP, from the exons ATGTGGGGGTCTGGTTTCGCCTCGTCCCGACCGTGTGTGGTTGAACTCGGGCGGAATCACAGCCTGCCCTTGGGGATATGTGGCTCGGACGAGACTCACTCTCTTTATGGCTATATCGTCGCAATCCCTTTACAGGACTACGGTGGGACCATGTCGGGATTGGGGTCGGATTCCTGGTGGAAGAAAACCATCTATATCACCGGCGGTGCCCTCCTCGCTGCTGCTGCCTACCTATTACACGAGCTGCTTGCCATCAG GAAGGAGCAGGAGTTGGACTCTAAAGATGCCATCATCCTTCACCAGTTCTCCAGGCCAAACACGGGGGTCCCCAGCCTCTCACCATTCTGCCTCAAGATGGAGACCTACCTACGCATGGTGGACCTGCCCTACCAG AACTACTTTGATGGGAAGCTCTCTCCGCAGGGCAAGATGCCATGGATTGAGTATAACAGGCAGCAGGTGTCGGGGTCAGAGTTCATCATTGACTTCCTGGAAGAGAAGCTGGGCGTCAACCTCAACAATAACCTCAGTCCCCAGGAAAGAGCTGTGTCCCGGGCTGTCACCAAGATGGTGGAGGAGCACCTCTACTG GACAATAGCCTATTGCCAGTGGGTAGACAACCTGGAGGAGACCCAGAAGATGCTGTCAGTCACTGGTCCTCTCAGTGACATGCTAAAGTGGATCCTCGGCCACCTGAACAGCAGCATGGTGCAAAGGGAGATGTACGGCCATGGCATCGGACGCTTCTCCAAGGAGGAAGTCTACAAGCTGATGGAGAAAGACATGCGCACACTGGCCGAACTGCTCG GAGATAAGAAGTACTTCATGGGGCCTAAGATGTCGACAGTAGATGCTGCTGTGTTTGGTCACCTGGCCCAGGCCATGTGGACACTACCCGGCACACGTCCTGAACAGCTCATCAAAG GCGAGTTCATCAACCTGGCCATGTTCTGTGAGCGCGTGCGGAGAAAATTCTGGCCTGAGTGGTTCGTGGACATAGAGGACGTGTACTATGACGGAGCAGACACTGACAGCAGCGAGGGCTCTTCTACAGGCCTGATGGACTTTGGCCTGTTCTCCCGGACAGACACCATGGAGGAGAGTGAAGgctctgacaaacacacacactcacacactcactccccCGATACGGACCACTCGCTGTTCGACTCGGACGTGGGCACGGGCTCGGACAATGGGCCGCAGTTTAAGTGTGACCCTCCTAGTCTTGACCGTCCTAATCCTGCCCCTTCCAGTCCCAAACCTCCCAACCCTTGA